In Citrobacter sp. RHB25-C09, the following proteins share a genomic window:
- the grxD gene encoding monothiol glutaredoxin 4, producing the protein MSTTIEKIQRQIAENPILLYMKGSPKLPSCGFSAQAVQALSACGERFAYVDILQNPDIRAELPKYANWPTFPQLWVDGELVGGCDILIEMYQRGELQQLIKETAAKYKTEEPDAE; encoded by the coding sequence ATGAGCACCACTATCGAAAAAATCCAGCGCCAGATCGCTGAAAACCCGATTCTCCTGTACATGAAGGGTTCACCAAAACTGCCAAGCTGCGGCTTCTCTGCCCAGGCTGTGCAGGCACTTTCCGCGTGTGGTGAGCGTTTTGCCTATGTGGATATTCTGCAAAACCCGGATATTCGCGCTGAACTGCCGAAATATGCTAACTGGCCGACTTTCCCACAACTGTGGGTAGATGGTGAACTGGTTGGCGGCTGCGACATTCTCATTGAAATGTACCAGCGCGGTGAGTTGCAGCAGTTGATTAAAGAAACTGCTGCAAAATACAAAACTGAAGAACCAGACGCAGAGTAA
- a CDS encoding C40 family peptidase, whose translation MARINRISITLCALLFTSICVLPSAHGSRHASTTSEVTHTKKASEKKKSTVTARASNKTSKTASKPSRKTTAKTKTVSSSKKPTAASTKKTKTVSRKAKSAVKKTAAVTWTEKCTPRKGRKPHCVKVKGSMPGTIADAHKVKMQKATSTAMNKLMSQIGKPYHWGGTSPRTGFDCSGLVYYAYKDLVKFRIPRTANEMYHLRDAAPIKRGELMNGDLVFFRTQGRGTADHVGVYVGNGKFIQSPRSGQEIQITSLSEDYWQRHYVGARRVMTPKTIR comes from the coding sequence GTGGCGCGGATAAACCGGATTTCGATCACGCTCTGTGCTTTACTTTTTACATCTATTTGCGTTCTGCCTTCAGCACATGGCTCAAGGCACGCCAGCACTACATCTGAAGTTACACATACAAAAAAAGCATCTGAAAAAAAGAAAAGTACCGTAACGGCCAGAGCCAGTAATAAAACCAGTAAAACAGCCAGCAAGCCCTCCCGTAAAACCACTGCTAAAACTAAAACCGTCTCTTCCAGCAAAAAGCCCACTGCCGCTTCTACTAAAAAAACCAAAACCGTCAGCCGCAAAGCGAAATCTGCGGTCAAGAAAACCGCAGCGGTAACCTGGACAGAGAAATGCACGCCGCGCAAAGGGCGTAAGCCGCATTGCGTAAAGGTTAAAGGCAGCATGCCGGGGACGATTGCCGACGCGCATAAAGTAAAAATGCAAAAGGCAACCTCGACGGCGATGAACAAATTGATGAGCCAGATCGGTAAGCCGTATCACTGGGGCGGTACTTCTCCGCGCACCGGTTTTGATTGCAGTGGCCTGGTCTATTATGCCTATAAGGATTTGGTGAAATTCCGTATTCCACGTACCGCAAACGAGATGTATCACCTGCGTGACGCGGCACCGATTAAGCGTGGTGAATTAATGAATGGCGATCTGGTGTTTTTCCGCACTCAGGGACGTGGAACGGCAGATCATGTCGGCGTGTATGTCGGTAACGGAAAATTCATTCAGTCGCCGCGCAGCGGTCAGGAAATTCAGATCACTTCCCTCAGCGAAGACTACTGGCAGCGCCACTATGTGGGCGCGCGTCGGGTTATGACGCCTAAAACCATTCGATAA